CGATCATATACTTGTGTGCGGAGGAGCAAGAGTAGAAGGGTTTCTGCTGTTTTACCCAATGATATCTGATTTGGCCGCACGTCGTGAGCATCTAGTCCTCTTCGAGAGGCAGCAAGCACAGCCTTCAAGGAGCTCAAGATCCTCATCACAGGTCAGGATAGAAGCCAGCTCTGGGTTTTCCAGCAACATCTTGGAGGTCAGAAAACCAGCAATAGTCCATGTCTGATATGACCGTGACTGCTTCCCAATGAATCTTCCAGACCGGGTGTCATAGTATTCTGGCCACTTGTCAGCTGAGAGCTTCTCCTCGGCCACTGCAATGGCCCTGCGGGCCAACTCTGGTCTTCCCATTTTGATGCAGGCCAGTGTAAACTATAAGCAGCAACAATGGTTGGTCACTGATAATTTATAAGCATATAAGGGTACAAGAATTTTGGAGAAGTGCATTGATATATACATACCTGCCACAGTAGGGTTGGCCAAGATCCACCATTATGATATGACCATGGGCTGCACGTGCACAACATAGTTAGATGTCAAATAACTGTGGTGTTATGTTTAGAGAGCAGATTTAAGTCTTCGAAAATAGAATAGGACACACCATAAAGATATGCTGCCACCAAAAGAAAGAGAAACACAGAATAAAATATCAGTTTTATCAGCGCGATGACTCACGTGTTCTTAGGGTCACTGCCTGTAATAATGCGCCATTCATCATATTCCATTGCAGGGTAACAGATCTTGACGGGCATATTTGCTACAAGATCATCCCATTTCTCTTCAATAAGGCTAAGTATTCCCTCGGCTTGTGTTGGAGTAGTTAGAGATGAAGATATGGCCCAAAGGTTGCCAAGTGAGAAGAACCTAAAATCCATGTGAGCTGGCTGCAGATTTCCAATAAGATAACCCCCTTTCTCAGGAATCCAATCAACAAGCCAGGAAGGAATTTGCTCGGGATAAATGTTAAATTTGTTAGTTGCATCATGTGAGTattcttctgtcttgtatctgtAGATCTCGTTTATCTTATTCATATCGACCCAGTAGTACTCCCTAATGTGAAAAGACAATGCACTGAGCCTGTTGTTGATGGCTCGGAGGAGGTGTTTTGAGCCCTCGTTCATAACAATCATTTCCCTTGAGCATCTTAGAGCAGAATAGAACAAAGCCTGAAAACAGGCCAAGCCTCATAAGTAAAGGGATTCTCTGTACTAACGACATGTTAGATAATACAGGTTTAAAGTAGCAGCATCATGTTCTTTCAAAATAGTATTGCATTCAGTAACACATTAGTTGCTTCATTGCAACAGGCTAAAAGTCATAAGTCATTCTACCATTTAAGAACAGCATCAGTACCTACATGTAGACTTAGACTATTGAGATAATACAGTTGTTCCACACTGCAGAATTGAGTCTCAATTTCAGCTTACTTGAATCTCAAGAGGATGCCCGTGTATCCCCATCCTCCTGTCTATCATGCATGATCCGTCTGTGACCAGTAAAGTGGGGAACATGTCAAACCCATCAGACAAACACAAACTCAAGATCAGCTTAATCCCGGTTTGCACATCCACTCTTTCTTGCAATGAATAGTCTCCTGTAATCTTGCAGTATGCTCTAAGTAAGATAATCCACCAAAGTCCTGCAAATGGTTAGGTTAGATTAGGTTAAAGCTGCAGGACAGACATTTCACAATTGTTACAGATTAATATCAGTATGGCTGCATGAAAGAGAGAGGGGTCGATATACCAGAATCAACTGGAGCTACACGGCCAATAGCTGATTCACCAAAGTCAGGATCCAGAAtctcctcaaatgcttcattgtTTTCATCAAGTGGAACGGTCCTAATCTTAAAACTAGCTGGCATCAAGCCTTGCCCCGGGCTGTAACAGTCAACAGTTTTCTCCCAGCTCTGACCATCAGATAAATGAGGTACATCACTGAATAAAGATTCAAATTGATTTTAAGTGCTAGATAAGAAGCTTCTGTTTACAGACATTAACTAGTAAGCCATTTTATTAAGTTTTCAGGGaaattgtcacaaaagatttaaGTTATCATATTTTTGCCATCTGATCTAGCTTTCAGAAACTTCTACAAGCATATTTGGTTACATCACTGGTGGTATTGCTCACAGATACCTAGAATAGGTTGAATTCGGCAGTAGACGTCTTTATAAGTTATGATATTGAGATTTGGCAAAGGATTTCCAAAGCATAATCCATCTGATAAATCACTCAACCGTAAACAGGATACCGCATATGGTTCATGTTGATAACTGCTGCCAATGAGTTTCCAAAATCTCTTCGAAGACAATATGTACGGAAGAGACGTGTTAGGCGTCAAAAGGTAAATCTTATCTTTGTCTCGTCCACAGAATACAAGCCCATACAGAACAAGAATTCATCACAAAACTACAAAACCACATGCTGCAAGCGAACTCATTACAGAGGGAGAGGGTAATTACGACCTTTAAAGCCAGTAAAAATCTCATATATATTCTAACCCTGCATACGAATTCGCTGATCTCTTATCCCAATTAGCACACACCGTGCACGCAAATAATACTAGTCACAGCGCTCTAATTATTTCGAATAAAAAAATAGCTCAACGAAATGATCCGGATCCGGATCCCAATATGCACAGACGCTCACCTGCAGCTGCAGGGTGTGGAGGAGGAAATTGCGGACGATCTCGGTCTCCCCGCGCATGAGGAAGGCAAGAGCGGAGGGCACAAAGTCCCTGATGAAGACCTGATCGTAGTTAAGCATCTCCGTACACTCGGGGTCCTCCGCCGCCACCGTGCCAACCGGCTCGCCGCAGTAGCTCACCACAGCCCTTCTCAGTAGCCTCCATGCCTCcctctccgtctccgtctcctctCTCACCGGTGAAGCAGACGCCGGACGTTCATCAGCCGGCGGCGCTGGGTCCTCCACAGGCGGGGTCTCCGGAGGGAAGGAGCCCGGGAAGAGCACGCGGTCGAAGAAGGGGAGGTTGCCAGCGACGGCGGAACGGGGATCGGAGGTtacgggggtgggggtgggggtggtgcTCGGGTCGGGCTGCGAGGTATGCGACGCCGCCGACACGAGGAACGGGAGGCGTCGGCCGTGGTGGTGGTGTTGCGGGTGGGGGCATCTTGGGAAGAGCCGGATCACAGAGGCCTTCGCGGCCGCGGCTGAGGCGGAGGTGAGGAGGCGCTGGCGGCATGGcctcgcggcggcggcgagcccCATCGTGGTTTGACCATTCATATTGTAGCTCCGGCGAAAGTCACACGCGAGATGCTGGGGGCTACGCGTAAAAGGGATAGCACAAGTGGGAAAGCTTTTCCAAATATGTGGTCGGTCAGGGGCTGATTGGAAAACTGCAGCGTTCCGTGCCGTTTGGTTTTTGGTGTGTGGCCGTGTGGGTGGGGGGTAGCGTAAATGGAAGGGCGGAGGTGACCTTTATAGACTGAGATaggctgggacccacccggtttTAAAGTGCACGCTTTAAACGATTGTTTTTCCTCCGTCTCTCCTTTTGGCCTTTTGGATGAGGTTCTTTTCTTTATTGCCCTTTGGACACCCTGAGAGTTTTTTTTCTAATTTTTGTTGCATCTTGCTTATATATACACAAACCCCATTGTCATTCATTAATTACCTACTTTCTCCAATTTGAAGTAAAACCATGTCAAGTATTTTTTAACAGAGACACATGAGTCCAGTCATTCCTCAATTGATGGTCGTATAATCACATCATTAACGAAAACCATCTCAATTCTTAATTCATGCCCGAACATGAGGCTTCTCAGCTCGTTCTGAACGATGGCCGTTCGATATGTGGGTCCAGTTTGAGGTGGCGTGATCCTGGCCATTCGGTTGCTCCGGTTCTGATTCGttttcgtcctcctctcgttcACGCTCGTCGCTTACCGGTGAGTCTACGCTCGACCCTTCCTCTCTCTGGGTGCACGCATTTGTGAGGTGGTTCCCGCGTCGGGGCAAGGGGgccgccggggggggggggggggggcacctcGTCGATGTGACGGGGCGTCGTTCTTCGTCAGGTACGCGGCGTGCCCCGTGGCGTGAGTTGCCCGTCTGTGATTCGTTCAAGCGGCCCAGCACTGTTCGGTGGCGTGGGTGGCCTCCCTTATCCTGCGTCGCCGCCTGCCACTTCTCCTCCCCTCATCCTTTCATTTCGTTTTGTCTCGGCTCCACTTCCTGCTCTGCATCATCCTACTTGCTGGCCTGCGAGTCGTCGCCGAGGTTGGTTGGTTGCTAGCGAAGAACGATGGCATCGCGTAGCGGCGAGGCCGGTTAAGGTGGCTCTCCTCCCGCTTCTTTCCCCTTTTATGCGTTCGATTTGTGATGCCTAGCCGGTTTTGGATCTTGTGTGTCCAtttgtcacaccctgattttcatgccgcaacacttaagctaataaatcatgataaagtgtggtttgacaaaaacttttgcattATTTGGCTTTTATTTGGAGTTGGTTTTCTCTTTGTGTTTTTCAAGTGCTTTTTAAAGTCAACACAACTCCACCTTTTATACCTCATCTCCTTGCCCCAAGCttctgcccaatgatcatgccatgtgcatagagcaatatagtattttcttacaaaaataatttggcaaaaaagtattttctaaaattagtttccaaaaacccctgaattgaggtttgcactacaagtacttgatttggggtatgaaaaatatttcaaagagtatatttgaaacctattagatataggactcccataaaccacaaaaatataattttaaaattatttttcctattttatttgaaggctttttcttaaggccagaaatggtatttaataggttaaaattattttaaagcttcaaaaatatttcagcaaaatcagggaaactcagtggacatatattttccatatataagaatttcaacacatggtcatgttcaaaatattggccAAAACCCTCCAAAACCATTTCTGTCCATTTCAAGTATTTGAAATATTTCTTCCCATTAAATCCAGGAAAATTCTAGCAAGTCACATATGCATAATATGATGACCTTGCAAAGTTTCAGCTCAATCCAAACTATTTTGGTTCACCAAAGTACCCCAAACCCATCTCTGTCCAGatccaaatttgaacaactttacattaCCAACTTATTCCAAATGCCCCCAATCTTTGTGGTCATGCTCAAAAGcccaaatgatgacactacaccaagtggtgcatcaaggggaATGGTTTTGCATGACTAGATCTTGGTAAAtgcatttctgttgatttctagggtttacaaaagttgcattggcaactttgcccaaatgagctCAAAATTGGTTGAAGGCCCTAATTATATGTGCCATTTCACCCTGTGGAGTCTCATGACAAATGGAAATCCTCTGCTTGCCCAAACCAAtatcaaacaccttctgccacATTTCCAGAAACACCATTCTGACCctttccactaatctccatgggcTCAAAGTTTTACCACAGCCCCTCCTAGTCCCCCTCTACCTCCAGTAGCAATGGCAGCAGCTCAGAACAATTATTGGGGTGGTAAAACCACCTCTTTCTCTCTCCGTTCACCCATGGCAgcacctctctctccctcccattTTTATATGCCAGCACCCCACCTAGCATCTCTCCACCCAAGGGCATCCAAGGAAACCCCAAGGCACAAAGGGACATGCCCTGGCCCTTTAAAAATGGCCATGCCAGCCATTTGCATGCTCTAGAGCGCGCTACAGTAGCCGCCCCCTGCCAAGCACCTCCGGCCACCTCGGCTCTCCCCAGCGCGCCCGACGAGGTGCCTCGGCATCCTCAGCACGGCAGTTGGTCGGCCCCCTCCTCTTTCCTCCTCTTGCTGCCTCCCTCACACGCGCGCCATGGCCGCCCGAAAGCTCCAATGAGCATGCTCACATGCGCGATGCTCTGGACCTCCCCTAATCCTTCTCTTCTTCCCCCTGGACGTAAACCACTCCCACAAGGACCCCAGACACGCTCAAGCGAGCCCCCGTGGCCTCCAGTAACGGCTACCAGCTCGCCGGTGCACGAGCCTCGGTGCACCTTGCCCCCCTCTATTTAAGCCTCCCCGAGCCTCTTTCTCTCCACCACTCGCTCTCTCCCACTCCCAATCTTCCTCCTGAGCCTCCCGTTCATCCCCAGAGCCGCCCGAGCTCGAGAttgagctcgagctccgccgcctcgggtCGCCGTCGATCTCGTGGTACAGGCCTCGTTTGCCCTCTCTCTCTCGATTTGGAACCGCCTCACCTCTCTTAACCATTTCCCCTCTGTCTCCCCTCTCTATTGCAGCCGGAATCGACCGGGGCAAGCACCTCCCGAAGCCCTTCCGCCGGCTTCCTCGTCACCAGCGAACCCCTACACTCCGGCGACCGCCTCCACCTCCACCCGAACGGCGACTCCGCCCTGAGCACGCTGGTGTCCTCAGATCGCCTCGCCGTCGACCACAGCGGAACCGGTGAGCTCGCCGCCCTCTCTGGCCCGAGGTTGACGACGACGGCCGTGGGGCCTGTCCATCAGCCTCACgtcctgacgtgtgggtcccacacGTCAAGTTTAAAACACGCGCGCGCACCGGTTCGCTGCGTCGGCTGGAGGCGTATTTCCCAAATGCGCCTTCGACGTGGCAGCCTCGCGCGGGCTGGATCCTCTCTGGGCTGGGCCTGCTGCACTGTGGTCCTTCTGGCCCAGTTGCACAGTGctccttttcctttttcttttctgttaaacttgcaaaaattccacAGGATTAAATATGCATCCAAATGCAATAATTCCAACTCCAATATTTTTCTAAAACTCCCACCTATTTGATGGTATAACTTTCACTCATGTCCAAACAACTTTTATGTACTGTTCATATTCAGATTCAAATTTGAATATATTTAAACTACTCTGAAAATCCATTTCTCCTATTCTGCCACTCCAAATCCAAAACTAGGAATTTTCCCTTCTTAGTATTCACCCTAGTATTTAACAAAAATGAGTTTACATTTTTCTGAGCACTTTTGTTTTTCTGCTTTATTATTGCCTTATTTTTTTTCTCATTATTATTTTGCGACGATAGATTGCGTTGGACCAGAAGACTTTGCTGAGCCAGGCAAgtagccctttgaccatgtctaagAAACCCTTTCTATGCATGTCATATGGCACTTTCATTGCTTGCATCGAAGTCATGATAAAATGGTGACCACTTGAGGTGGTTTGCCTCCGTTGCTTTTCTCATTGACACCTGCATGATGCATGACCCTACCTTTCTATGAGGGTTATGCGAGAGGGTGTAGTTAGGATGCTAAGTAACTGCTACGCAAATGGGTTGGGCatatgcatggtgatggaagcaagattgttttcaaaagacttttcgaaaaccctgtcgggtgccacttatgcccgaaggagataatgagttgggtaaccacttgatgacgaagtggtgtaccgaggcaagtgtgtgCGTTGTTTTCAAAATGGATTGGTTTAAGTTGtgaccgttattccaaccttacatgcgcaaccactctgcccttatatgggaaagggcattattgattacctaggccgatactagcttggagcccgcattactagtgacgggagagtcgttgttgcgctctctcgggatggggtcgtgccaggtagggcggccatgactgttttcacagAGCACCgaacacaccgttggtaccccatGCTTgcggtatgtgatgaatatgggagcgaggctccacaattttaagatgtgaaatgttgggcacgggggttactaccaatcgagtggactctatgttagtgtcgtctagggaaagatagtgatcgggtgcttacccctgGTACTTGAGGTActgcgggtcgtggatgacacggaagttccccggatcttgtgggtaaagtgtgcgacctctgcagagtgtaaaactattcgaatagccgtgtccacggtcaaggacagttgggtaaccgctcttgggctacgtccactTGTTTACAAACCAGTGTGTGTGTGTTCGGATAAGTGGGAAGAACTAATTGGGTCAAGTCaaggacttgacatgattgagttgggttgaAGCCCACTCCCTTTATGTTGATATCTATAACCAGTCCCTATGGTTACTTGAAATCATACGATGCATGATTTACCAATTGTTGAACATGTCATAaccataaaattagctttctgcaaaaatttaCCTATGTCATGCACTGTTGTATCTTGAgccaaaacatgggttgcttgcgagtacattcaaagtactcattggctttccactggttatttaattggacatgcatggaagaacaggagttcgaagaagagttctttggagacgaacatgcgaactaggacgtttcccagtcagaatgcctgtagggttaaggcagatggcatgggttctacttatcgacgaggatttccgctgcttaagtttatttggtattcagcccttgtggctttatctatgtaagacttgaccataatggtcataatttgtgtaagacggtatgtatggatgtaagactcttgttattcagcttctgtgtgttcagtgagcattgatctctgggatcactttacacgtgcattcggtgatcacgacttatgagtcggggtccccacaccATTGCTTGCAGATTCGTTCTTCTCCTCGTCGCTGGGCCTGGATCGGTTGCGTCATTCATCGATATGTGGGTAGGTCTTTCTTCTGGCCTAATTTTTCATCATTTTCTTGACCTGATGTAGCTTCTGACATTTTTGTGGCATGGGTCGTTCTGTGTAGCTGCTCCTGCTTGATCTTTTCGCCTGTTTGTCGTTGGGTCTGTGCTGGTCTGCGCGTATTGCTCCAGGGATCTGGAGGTCGACCCCTCTTTCCTTCTTTCTTTGTTTTTAGGTTTCTTTGTGTGCTTTCGTTCACGGTCATGCGCCTGTGTGTATGGATTGTTGGGCTTCGTATGTTGTGTGTGTCGTTGGGGTAGGTGTGCACGGTGACAAAGCGGTGCATTCCTTTGTTGTCTTCGTATGTTATTGTGGCAGGACCAAGGCATTTCTTTGTCTCTGGTTGGATCTTTGTGGGTTTCGTtccttttttgtttgtttgtttatgagtggcaagcttgtgttttttcttcttttttagaTTTTGCTGAGGCTGGGATTTTCCCTTTCTGTGAGCATGGGTTGGTGGTGGTTGTGGTTAGGAAGGCATGGATGCATGGGATGTTCCTTTTGGATTTGTggcacgcccaatatgcgatcctatccaagaggaactcgaaggtcccaccaaggatagagccgcatattgaaacgcttttgcaaggtggatatcactACATCGTacttacataatagatggggatacatacaaagggcatacaaatgccacaagaatacatcaaacatcatacatgagaacaacatccgactacggatgaaacacaaacagaaactcaaacgacatccaccctgctagcccaggctgccgatcAGGAACCTACCCCAAGATCGATGAAGAAGAAGAACCCCAAAACTAGTAAAtatcgctctcacgtcatgatcatcgcattagctgtacctgcaactgttgttgtagtaatctgtgagacacgaggactcagcaatcccattaccatgggtatcaagactaccAAAGCTTAgtgggtatggaaaggataagtggtgaagTTGCAGCAAGCGAttaagcattgtatggtggctaacttacgagtacaagagtaagatgagaaactacgcaaaaggtcgcaaactagtaatgatcaataagtgatcctgaactacttacgttcagaCATAACCCCACCGTGTCCTCTTCTCGACTAACTCGAAAAGAGACcgtcacggttacgcacgcggttggtgtattttaaattAAATTTAGTTCAAGTccactacaaccggatattaaaaattaccatctgccacataactgcAGGCACGACTCTCAAAAGTTTAAACCCtccaggggtgtcccaacttagcccataacaAGCTCatgatccgcggagacaatcctccatcgcgggacatccgatcagactcgggatcccggtgcacaagacatttcaacaatggtaaaacaaatccagcaagacctcccggcgtGCTGACACCCTGATAGTAGTCGCGCGTATCTTGTCTCAGGCCACGACTGGATGAGCGACACGTACAAGTGCCAAAATAACCCAAGTTGCCCTAGGGCGGCCCCGCACaatgctctagtttggaccaacactcatgaggaacactggcccggggttgATTAAGTCCTCGGCGTCCGGAaagtccctatgcaagttttagttgttattaggcaaatggtaaaaccaatgttgggccttgctggaagagttttattcaaagcgaactgtcaagagaGGCCCATAAACCCGcatcgtgttagggacgcaaaatcaagaaacataacaccggtataacagaaactagggcggcaagagtggaacaaaacaccaggcaaaaggccgagccttccaccctttaccaagtatatagatgcattaattaaataaaagatattgtgatatccgatgatatccatgttccaacatggaacaacctgcaactagcaacgctataagaggggctgagcaaagcggtaacatagccaaacaacggtttgctgggatggtgaaaaaggttagaggctatcatggcaatttgggaggcttgatgaACAAGTGGTacgtagcgcgacatagcgatagcatagAGACAACTAGCAAATCAAAGATAGTAGTGGTATCCAGGGtaatgatcatcttgcctgaaatccggCTAGGAAGAAGACTGAGTCCATTAAAAAGATGAACCGACGTAGACGAACCAAGCGttgtcgaacgaatcctcacaaccgCAACGTTACCAgaactatcaagaagaagcaacaccggaaagaagcaaacaacatggtaaacaaccatcacataaacatggcatgatgcacaaccaagtatgatgcatgtccggttaaATAAGGtatgacatggcaaagtgcaacaaacgatactacaaattaagtggagctcaatatgcaacaagttgcatattgacggAACTTCAcaacaattatttagttctctctcgtttagggacaagacaagattaaatgttggttaacatggcaatagatgaagcataattaaactacctatctaggcaagtttaaatgaggccggaaataacaaacaacgattccgaaaaatccccatatgcatatttcaaagttggtactgttctgccctaaaccatattttaaagttgttaaacataaaaataaagtgcaccaagttaatctatgcatttttttcaccccatttacatataaagtttatttaatttggagctacggttaattagttacgAAATAAACCATTTTAACATAACATTTAAGCAGATTAATACAAacaacaagtttaaacattttaacatggatgaaagttacAGATTATGAAAGCACAGGAAAAACTGAGCATGATGCATATATGACAGGTTTCATTTAGATGCATGGATATTTAGTTATAAACGGATGCGGACTAGGAGCACATGGAGGCTCCGCTCCCTGTAATCTACACGTCCATTACTGTCTCGGTATGGATGCAGTTAATGCAGTTCAAGTTGCTTTCATCCAATACGAGAAGTATACTGCGTATGGACAATGATTCACATTTATTTCAGCCCCCAACTGTGTTTTGTCAGATGCTGAGATGGGGTGAAGTACGTTTGTTGCCATCAAGCAGGGCCGTGTCGAAGGGATGTCGACCAAGGCACAAGCTCGGGTCAAGGGCGCCAGCCACGAGCATGAAGCCAACGTCCTCGACCAGTAGCATGACGTACAGAACACTGTGGATGAGGAGGAGCACGTACATGCTGAGCTTGACGGCGACAGAGACGACCCGAACGCGGACGACGTACACGGCAGCTAGGGGAATCGGCCAGTTCTTAGCCTGCTTGTAACTTGGGAGTAGTACCGCAGGGTGCAGGAAGGCAAGGCCATGGTGTCGgcagccagggaagacgcggtgTCATTGGCCGTT
The Aegilops tauschii subsp. strangulata cultivar AL8/78 chromosome 3, Aet v6.0, whole genome shotgun sequence genome window above contains:
- the LOC109777011 gene encoding neutral/alkaline invertase 1, mitochondrial isoform X1, translated to MNGQTTMGLAAAARPCRQRLLTSASAAAAKASVIRLFPRCPHPQHHHHGRRLPFLVSAASHTSQPDPSTTPTPTPVTSDPRSAVAGNLPFFDRVLFPGSFPPETPPVEDPAPPADERPASASPVREETETEREAWRLLRRAVVSYCGEPVGTVAAEDPECTEMLNYDQVFIRDFVPSALAFLMRGETEIVRNFLLHTLQLQSWEKTVDCYSPGQGLMPASFKIRTVPLDENNEAFEEILDPDFGESAIGRVAPVDSGLWWIILLRAYCKITGDYSLQERVDVQTGIKLILSLCLSDGFDMFPTLLVTDGSCMIDRRMGIHGHPLEIQALFYSALRCSREMIVMNEGSKHLLRAINNRLSALSFHIREYYWVDMNKINEIYRYKTEEYSHDATNKFNIYPEQIPSWLVDWIPEKGGYLIGNLQPAHMDFRFFSLGNLWAISSSLTTPTQAEGILSLIEEKWDDLVANMPVKICYPAMEYDEWRIITGSDPKNTPWSYHNGGSWPTLLWQFTLACIKMGRPELARRAIAVAEEKLSADKWPEYYDTRSGRFIGKQSRSYQTWTIAGFLTSKMLLENPELASILTCDEDLELLEGCACCLSKRTRCSRRAAKSDIIG
- the LOC109777011 gene encoding neutral/alkaline invertase 1, mitochondrial isoform X2, whose product is MPASFKIRTVPLDENNEAFEEILDPDFGESAIGRVAPVDSGLWWIILLRAYCKITGDYSLQERVDVQTGIKLILSLCLSDGFDMFPTLLVTDGSCMIDRRMGIHGHPLEIQALFYSALRCSREMIVMNEGSKHLLRAINNRLSALSFHIREYYWVDMNKINEIYRYKTEEYSHDATNKFNIYPEQIPSWLVDWIPEKGGYLIGNLQPAHMDFRFFSLGNLWAISSSLTTPTQAEGILSLIEEKWDDLVANMPVKICYPAMEYDEWRIITGSDPKNTPWSYHNGGSWPTLLWQFTLACIKMGRPELARRAIAVAEEKLSADKWPEYYDTRSGRFIGKQSRSYQTWTIAGFLTSKMLLENPELASILTCDEDLELLEGCACCLSKRTRCSRRAAKSDIIG